One Thunnus albacares chromosome 12, fThuAlb1.1, whole genome shotgun sequence genomic region harbors:
- the LOC122993972 gene encoding tripartite motif-containing protein 16-like translates to MAQIGDQLDRETLCCSICLDLLKDPVTIPCGHSYCMNCIKGFWDEEDQRKIYSCPQCRQTFTPRPVLVKNTMLAALVEELKKTGLQAAPADHCYAGPEDVACDVCTGRKLKALKSCLTCLISYCEKHLQFHYESPRFKKHKLVDPSEKLQENICSRHDEVMKMFCRTDQQGICYLCSVDEHKGHDTVSAATERTERQRELEVSRQNIQQRIQDREKDVKLLQQEVKAVSRSADKAVEDSEKIFTELIRLIQKRSSDVKQQIRSQQETEVSRVKELQEKLEQEITELKRKDAELKQFSHTEDHNQFLHNYPSLSQLSASTDSSSINIRYFEDVTAAVSQLRDKLQDVLREKWTNISLTVTEVDVLLPQPEPKTRAEFLKYSREITLDPNTANTWLLLSEGNRKAELIRQQQSYSRHPERFTGCYQVLSRESLTGRCYWEVEWRGEAVRVAVAYKNISRAGDSNECVFGLNDKSWALYCDTNSYKFWFNNISTPVSGPGSSRVGVYLDHRAGILSFYSVSETMTLLHRVQTTFTQPLYAGLHLCYIGGTAEFCKLK, encoded by the coding sequence atggcaCAGATAGGAGATCAGCTGGACAGAGAAACCCTCTGttgttcgatctgtctggatctactgaaggatccggtgactattccctgtggacacagctactgcatgaacTGTATTAAAGGCTTCTGGGATGAAGAAGATCAGAggaagatctacagctgccctcagtgcagacagaccttcacaccgaggcctgtcttggtgaaaaacaccatgttagcagctttagtggaggagctgaagaagactggactccaagctgctcctgctgatcactgctatgctggacctgaagatgtggcctgtgatgtctgcactgggaggaagctgaaagccctcaagtcctgtctgACTTGTCTGatctcttactgtgagaaacacctcCAGTTTCATTATGAATCACctagatttaaaaaacacaagctggtcgacccctcagagaagctccaggagaacatctgctctcgtcatgacgaggtgatgaagatgttctgccgtactgatcagcagggtatctgttatctctgctctgtggatgaacataaaggccatgacacagtctcagctgcaacagaaaggactgagaggcagagagagctcgaggtgagtcgacaaaacatccagcagagaatccaggacagagagaaagatgtgaagctgcttcaacaggaggtgaaggccgtcagtcgctctgctgataaagcagtggaggacagtgagaagatcttcactgagctgatccgtctcatccagaaaagaagctctgatgtgaagcagcagatcagatcccagcaggaaactgaagtgagtcgagtcaaagagcttcaggagaagctggagcaggagatcactgagctgaagaggaaagatgctgaactgaagcagttctcacacacagaggatcacaaccagtttctacacaactacccctcactgtcacaactcagtgcatctacagactcatccagcatcaatatccgatactttgaggatgtgacagcagctgtgtcacaGCTCAGAGATAAACTACAGGACgtcctgagggagaaatggacaaacatctcactgacagtgactgaagtggatGTTTTACTGCCACaaccagaacccaagaccagagctgagttcttaaaatattcacgtgaaatcactctggatccaaacacagcaaacacatggctgttattatctgaggggaacagaaaagcagaactAATAAGACAACAACAGTCTTATTCTCGTCACCCAGAAAGATTCACTGGATGTTatcaggtcctgagtagagagagtctgactggacgttgttactgggaggtggagtggagaggggaAGCAGTTCgtgtagcagtcgcatacaagaatatcagcagagcaggagacTCGAATGAATGTGTATTTGGACTTAATGACAAATCTTGGGCTTTATATTGTGACACTAACAGTTATAAATTTTGGTTCAACAATATCTCAACTCCTgtctcaggtcctggttcctccagagtaggagtgtacctggatcacagagcaggtattctgtccttctacagcgtctctgaaaccatgactctcctccacagagtccagaccacattcactcagcctctctatgctggacttcATCTTTGTTATATTGGAGGcacagctgagttctgtaaactcaaatag